Proteins encoded together in one Stutzerimonas stutzeri window:
- a CDS encoding beta-ketoacyl-ACP synthase III, with product MYNVVISGTGLYTPASSISNDELVESFNTYVHRFNSENAAAIEAGEVQPLAESSSAFIEKASGIKSRYVTDKAGILDPERMVPRIPERSNDEWSILCEMSVKAAEEALARAGKTAADIDGVIVACSNLQRAYPAIAIEVQAALGIKGFGFDMNVACSSATFGIQNAVNSIKLGQARAILMVNPEICTGHMNFRDRDSHFIFGDACTAVVIEREDLATSAHQWEVLSTKLVTEFSNNIRNNFGFLNRTAEEYMSNPDKLFIQEGRKVFKEVCPMVAELIGEHLSENGIAVESVKRFWLHQANLNMNHLIVRKLLGRDATEEEAPVILDTYANTSSAGSVIAFHKHQDDLPSGSLGVLSSFGAGYSIGSVILRKR from the coding sequence GTGTACAACGTCGTCATCAGCGGTACCGGCCTTTACACCCCTGCCAGCAGTATCTCCAACGACGAACTGGTGGAGTCCTTCAATACCTACGTGCACCGCTTCAATAGCGAGAATGCCGCGGCCATCGAGGCCGGTGAGGTCCAGCCGCTGGCCGAATCCAGCTCTGCCTTCATCGAGAAGGCCTCCGGCATCAAGAGCCGCTACGTCACCGACAAGGCCGGCATCCTCGACCCCGAGCGCATGGTTCCGCGCATTCCGGAGCGCAGCAATGACGAGTGGTCGATTCTCTGCGAGATGTCGGTCAAGGCAGCGGAAGAAGCGCTGGCCCGCGCCGGCAAGACGGCGGCCGATATCGATGGCGTGATCGTCGCCTGTTCCAACCTGCAGCGCGCCTATCCGGCCATCGCCATCGAGGTGCAGGCCGCACTCGGCATCAAGGGTTTCGGCTTCGACATGAACGTTGCCTGCTCGTCTGCGACCTTCGGTATCCAGAACGCGGTCAACAGCATCAAGCTCGGCCAGGCCCGCGCCATCCTCATGGTCAACCCGGAAATCTGCACCGGGCACATGAACTTCCGCGACCGCGACAGCCACTTCATCTTCGGCGACGCCTGCACCGCGGTCGTCATCGAGCGTGAAGACCTGGCCACCTCCGCGCATCAGTGGGAGGTGCTTAGCACCAAGCTGGTGACCGAATTCTCCAACAACATCCGCAACAACTTCGGCTTCCTCAACCGCACCGCCGAAGAGTACATGAGCAACCCGGACAAGCTGTTCATCCAGGAAGGCCGCAAGGTCTTCAAGGAAGTCTGCCCGATGGTGGCGGAGCTGATCGGCGAGCACCTGAGCGAAAACGGCATTGCGGTGGAGTCGGTCAAGCGCTTCTGGCTGCACCAGGCCAACCTGAACATGAACCACCTCATCGTGCGCAAGCTGCTCGGTCGTGATGCCACCGAGGAAGAGGCGCCGGTGATTCTCGACACCTATGCCAATACCAGTTCGGCCGGCTCGGTGATCGCCTTCCACAAGCATCAGGACGACCTGCCCAGCGGCAGCCTGGGCGTGCTCAGCTCGTTCGGCGCCGGTTACTCGATCGGCAGCGTGATCCTGCGTAAGCGTTGA
- a CDS encoding c-type cytochrome, whose protein sequence is MNTHLLPTLLALFVSGAVLAAEIKMDDQSQLTQKATKGAGERYFQPPQEKDLPSNAYGELVQQGRAIFVDTQKHAAEYVGNGMNCTNCHLDQGRKANSAPLWGAYPMYPAYRKKNDKVNSYAERVQGCFQFSMNGTPPAADSHVINALTAYSYWLSTGAPTGQELPGRAYPEVPQPEGGFDIAKGKRVYAEQCAICHGDNGQGQKAGDGYVFPPLWGADSFNWGAGMHRINTAAAFIKESMPLGKGGTLSDADAWHVAAYMNSHERPQDPRLIEGSVEKTREKYHANDGINLYGQQVDGVLLGQGVK, encoded by the coding sequence ATGAACACGCATCTGCTTCCTACGCTGCTGGCGCTGTTCGTGAGTGGCGCGGTGCTGGCCGCCGAGATCAAGATGGACGATCAGTCCCAGCTGACTCAGAAGGCGACCAAGGGTGCCGGTGAGCGCTACTTCCAGCCGCCCCAGGAAAAGGACCTGCCGAGCAACGCCTATGGCGAACTGGTTCAGCAGGGGCGAGCCATCTTTGTCGACACGCAGAAGCATGCGGCCGAGTACGTCGGCAACGGCATGAACTGCACCAACTGCCACCTGGATCAGGGCCGCAAGGCCAACTCCGCGCCGCTGTGGGGTGCCTATCCGATGTATCCGGCCTATCGGAAGAAGAACGACAAGGTCAACAGCTATGCCGAGCGGGTGCAGGGCTGCTTCCAGTTCAGCATGAACGGCACGCCGCCAGCGGCGGACAGCCACGTCATCAATGCACTGACGGCCTACTCCTACTGGTTGTCCACCGGCGCTCCCACAGGTCAGGAACTGCCGGGGCGGGCGTATCCGGAAGTCCCGCAGCCGGAAGGGGGTTTCGACATCGCCAAGGGCAAGCGAGTCTATGCCGAGCAGTGCGCGATCTGCCACGGGGACAACGGCCAGGGGCAGAAAGCCGGAGATGGTTATGTGTTTCCACCGCTGTGGGGAGCGGACTCGTTCAACTGGGGCGCCGGCATGCACCGAATCAATACCGCAGCGGCCTTCATCAAGGAGAGCATGCCGCTCGGCAAGGGCGGCACCCTCAGTGATGCCGACGCCTGGCATGTCGCGGCCTACATGAACAGCCATGAGCGCCCGCAGGATCCGCGCCTGATCGAGGGTTCGGTGGAGAAGACGCGGGAGAAGTACCACGCCAACGATGGCATCAACCTCTATGGCCAGCAGGTCGATGGCGTGCTGCTCGGGCAGGGCGTCAAATAG
- a CDS encoding c-type cytochrome — MNSTHWPLAGVAALLLTMQAQAADGQTIYAQGGANPAAMACATCHGADAMGMAAAGFPRLAGIAAGYSRKQLEDFRSGARSNPIMQPIAAALTDEEMNAVAATLEAMPAPTFAATSRAEKAEGVGARLALRGAWERNIPECVACHGPAGMGVGASFPPLAGQSAQYLGAQLNAWRQGTRKNDPNDLMGHIARAMSDDEVQAVAGYFADLGQKETGQ, encoded by the coding sequence ATGAACTCCACTCACTGGCCCCTGGCCGGCGTGGCTGCGTTGTTGCTGACGATGCAGGCACAGGCCGCCGACGGGCAGACGATCTATGCACAAGGGGGTGCCAACCCAGCCGCCATGGCCTGCGCGACCTGCCATGGCGCCGATGCGATGGGAATGGCAGCGGCGGGCTTTCCGAGACTTGCCGGAATCGCTGCGGGCTACAGCCGCAAGCAGCTCGAAGACTTTCGTTCCGGTGCGCGCAGCAACCCGATCATGCAGCCGATAGCCGCTGCGCTGACGGATGAGGAGATGAATGCCGTCGCAGCGACCCTGGAGGCCATGCCGGCTCCGACCTTCGCTGCCACCAGCCGAGCAGAGAAGGCCGAAGGCGTCGGCGCACGCCTGGCGCTGCGCGGCGCCTGGGAGCGCAACATTCCCGAATGCGTGGCCTGCCATGGCCCCGCAGGCATGGGTGTCGGCGCGAGCTTCCCGCCACTGGCCGGACAGTCGGCCCAGTATCTCGGCGCTCAGCTCAACGCCTGGCGCCAGGGCACGCGCAAGAACGATCCGAATGATCTGATGGGACATATCGCTCGGGCGATGAGCGACGACGAGGTTCAGGCCGTAGCCGGGTATTTCGCCGACCTCGGGCAGAAGGAGACCGGTCAATGA
- a CDS encoding DUF3820 family protein, whose translation MKPEDLERLVTQTMPYGKYKGRLIADLPGHYLGWFARVGFPPGSLGQLLALMHEIDHNGLSALLEPLRRGRTQRR comes from the coding sequence ATGAAACCCGAAGACCTCGAACGCCTGGTCACTCAGACGATGCCCTATGGCAAGTACAAGGGGCGCCTGATTGCCGATCTGCCCGGCCACTACCTCGGCTGGTTCGCCCGTGTCGGCTTTCCGCCAGGCAGCCTCGGCCAGCTGCTGGCGCTGATGCACGAGATCGACCACAACGGCCTGTCCGCGCTGCTGGAACCGTTGCGCCGCGGCAGGACGCAGCGGCGTTAG
- a CDS encoding ankyrin repeat domain-containing protein, whose translation MQAHTRPAELDDATLAFAEHVFHAARIGDSVRLGHLLSQGMPADLRNHAGDSLLMLASYHGRLAATSVLLDHGADAQLANRRGHTPLAGAAFKGDLPMVRLLVERGTDVESPCADGKTALMMAAMFNHTAIVEWLVAQGADPHATDAGGTTPLAAARMMGASEAVALLQRIAAAQA comes from the coding sequence ATGCAAGCGCACACAAGACCCGCAGAACTGGATGACGCCACGCTGGCGTTCGCCGAGCATGTGTTTCATGCCGCACGCATCGGTGACAGCGTCAGGCTCGGTCACCTGCTCAGCCAGGGCATGCCGGCGGACCTGCGCAATCATGCCGGCGACAGCCTGCTGATGCTGGCCAGCTACCATGGCCGCCTCGCCGCCACCAGCGTACTGCTCGACCACGGCGCCGATGCGCAACTGGCTAACCGCCGCGGCCATACGCCGCTGGCGGGCGCCGCGTTCAAGGGTGACCTGCCGATGGTCAGGCTGCTCGTCGAGCGAGGCACCGATGTCGAAAGCCCCTGCGCAGACGGCAAGACCGCACTGATGATGGCCGCCATGTTCAATCACACCGCGATCGTCGAGTGGCTGGTGGCGCAGGGCGCCGACCCGCATGCGACCGATGCCGGAGGCACCACGCCTCTGGCGGCGGCGCGCATGATGGGTGCGAGCGAGGCAGTGGCGCTGCTGCAGCGCATCGCCGCCGCTCAAGCCTGA
- the ybaK gene encoding Cys-tRNA(Pro) deacylase, giving the protein MTPAIDLLKKARAEHRVHSYEHDPKSASYGLEAAEKLGLEPAQVFKTLLACTEKNELLVAVVPVAGTLDLKALAQAAGAKKVEMADPMAAQRATGYQVGGISPLGQKKRLRTFIDSSAQAQPSIYVSAGRRGLEVELAPAVLAEHTSAAFAPIGRG; this is encoded by the coding sequence ATGACACCCGCCATCGACCTGTTGAAAAAAGCCCGCGCCGAGCATCGTGTGCACAGTTACGAGCACGACCCGAAGTCCGCCTCCTATGGTCTTGAGGCCGCCGAGAAACTGGGACTCGAGCCCGCGCAGGTGTTCAAGACGCTGCTCGCCTGCACCGAGAAGAACGAGCTGCTGGTGGCCGTGGTGCCGGTGGCCGGCACGTTGGATCTGAAGGCACTGGCCCAGGCGGCCGGGGCGAAGAAGGTGGAAATGGCCGACCCCATGGCCGCGCAGCGGGCCACCGGCTATCAGGTGGGCGGCATCAGCCCGCTGGGGCAGAAGAAGCGCCTGCGCACCTTTATCGACAGCTCCGCACAGGCGCAGCCGAGCATCTACGTCAGCGCTGGCCGTCGCGGGCTGGAAGTGGAGCTGGCACCGGCAGTGCTGGCCGAGCACACGAGCGCAGCGTTCGCCCCCATCGGCCGCGGCTGA
- the glpD gene encoding glycerol-3-phosphate dehydrogenase, which produces MNHPLLAPLAEVYDLAVVGGGINGAGIAADAAGRGLTVFLCEQGDLAEHTSSASSKLIHGGLRYLEHYELRLVREALAEREVLLAKAPHIIRPLRFVLPYRPHLRPSWMIRTGLFLYDHLGKREKLGASHSVRFGADSPLKHEISHGFEYADCWVDDARLVVLNAMAAREQGAHIHTRTRCVSARSSKGLWHLHLERDDGSRFSIRARALVNATGPWVASFFDEQLRQRSPHGMRLIQGSHIVVPKLYDGDHAYILQNEDRRIVFVIPYLGQFSLIGTTDQEYHGDPTRVQIADGEINYLLDIVNAHFTHQLAREDIRHSYSGVRPLCDDESDQPSAITRDYTLTLNNGGSDAPLLSVFGGKLTTYRKLAEAALAQLAPLFPEMKGAWTRGATLPGGEHFDDPSTLAHALCASYPWLPGPVARRWTNTYGTRSWLLLKGTERIQDLGECFGAGPYAREVDYLIVEEWALTVDDILWRRTKLGLFLQAAETARLQQYMDSRTAERLTTFEHAAQG; this is translated from the coding sequence ATGAATCATCCTCTTCTTGCACCGCTCGCGGAAGTCTACGACCTGGCCGTTGTGGGCGGCGGCATCAACGGCGCGGGAATTGCGGCAGACGCCGCAGGTCGTGGCCTGACGGTCTTCCTCTGCGAGCAGGGCGACCTGGCCGAGCACACGTCGTCGGCCAGCAGCAAGCTGATACATGGCGGGTTGCGCTACCTCGAGCATTACGAACTGCGTCTGGTGCGCGAGGCACTGGCCGAGCGCGAGGTACTGCTGGCCAAGGCGCCACACATCATTCGGCCACTGCGTTTCGTGCTGCCCTACCGACCGCACCTGCGCCCGTCCTGGATGATCCGTACCGGCCTGTTCCTCTACGACCACCTCGGCAAGCGCGAGAAGCTAGGCGCTTCGCATAGCGTGCGCTTCGGCGCCGACAGCCCACTGAAGCACGAGATCAGCCACGGCTTCGAATACGCCGACTGCTGGGTCGACGATGCCCGCCTGGTGGTGCTCAACGCCATGGCTGCCCGTGAGCAGGGCGCGCATATCCACACCCGCACCCGTTGCGTCAGCGCGCGCAGCAGCAAGGGGCTGTGGCACCTGCACTTGGAGCGCGACGACGGCAGCCGCTTTTCCATCCGGGCGCGCGCCCTGGTGAACGCCACCGGCCCCTGGGTGGCGTCCTTCTTCGATGAACAGCTTCGCCAACGCTCCCCGCACGGCATGCGCCTGATTCAGGGCAGCCACATCGTGGTGCCGAAGCTCTACGATGGGGACCATGCCTATATCCTGCAAAACGAGGATCGGCGCATCGTCTTCGTCATTCCCTATCTCGGGCAGTTCAGCCTGATCGGCACCACCGATCAGGAGTATCACGGTGACCCGACCCGGGTGCAGATCGCCGACGGCGAGATCAATTACCTGCTGGACATCGTCAATGCGCACTTCACACACCAGCTGGCCCGTGAAGACATCCGCCACAGCTACTCCGGCGTCCGCCCGCTGTGCGATGACGAGTCAGACCAACCATCGGCCATCACCCGCGACTACACCCTGACACTGAACAACGGCGGCAGCGATGCGCCCCTGCTCTCGGTGTTCGGCGGCAAGCTCACCACCTACCGCAAGCTCGCCGAAGCAGCCCTGGCTCAGCTGGCACCGCTGTTTCCGGAAATGAAAGGCGCCTGGACCCGCGGAGCAACGCTGCCCGGCGGCGAACACTTCGATGATCCATCCACTCTGGCCCATGCCCTCTGCGCCAGCTACCCATGGCTCCCCGGCCCGGTCGCCCGCCGCTGGACGAACACTTACGGCACGCGCAGCTGGCTGCTGCTAAAGGGCACCGAGCGCATTCAGGATCTCGGCGAATGCTTCGGCGCCGGGCCGTATGCCCGCGAGGTGGATTACCTGATCGTCGAGGAATGGGCGTTAACGGTTGACGACATTCTCTGGCGCCGAACCAAGCTCGGGCTGTTCCTGCAAGCCGCCGAAACGGCACGTCTGCAGCAGTACATGGACAGCCGGACCGCCGAACGCCTGACGACCTTCGAGCACGCCGCCCAAGGCTGA
- the metE gene encoding 5-methyltetrahydropteroyltriglutamate--homocysteine S-methyltransferase, with protein sequence MAVAHNLGFPRIGADRELKKALEAYWKGELDEQGLRQVGRQLRARHWQAQLDAGIELLPVGDFAWYDQVLSHSLMFGVIPQRFRPAEGQATLDTLFAMARGVARSCCGGAQAQEMTKWFDTNYHYLVPEFSVDQQFQLSWTQLFEEVEEAKALGHTIKPVLIGPLSYLWLGKLKGEADQTQAFDKLELLDRLLPVYGEVLDRLAAQGVEWVQIDEPILALDLPQDWKNAFERAYNLLQRAPLKKLVATYFGGLEDNLGLAATLPVDGLHIDLVRAPEQYPVILDRLPAYKVLSLGLVNGRNVWRCDLDKALEVARHAAERLGERLWLAPSCSLLHSPVDLEREDRLDEEVKSWLAFAVQKCSEVATLARAIDDPQDAEVQAALARSRAVQAARVQSPRIHKPAVQARLAAIEAKDSRRTSVFATRIELQRARLQLPAFPTTTIGSFPQTPAIRLARQAYKQGRLSLGDYTEAMQAEIRHAVAVQEQIGLDVLVHGEAERNDMVEYFAEQLEGYIFTRFGWVQSYGSRCVKPAIIYGDLSRPRPMTVDWIRYAQQQTDRIMKGMLTGPVTMLMWSFAREDVPREVQARQLALAIRDEVCDLEAAGIRIIQIDEAAFREGLPLRREQWRHYLDWAVEAFRLCASGVRDETQIHTHMCYSEFNDVIESIAAMDADVITIETSRSQMELLEAFRAFDYPNDIGPGVYDIHSPRVPDTAEMVQLLEKAAECIPAERLWVNPDCGLKTRGWPETEAALVNMVAAARQLRAARSAKVA encoded by the coding sequence ATGGCTGTAGCGCATAACCTTGGCTTTCCACGCATCGGTGCGGATCGCGAACTGAAAAAGGCCCTCGAGGCGTACTGGAAAGGCGAGCTGGACGAGCAGGGCCTGCGTCAGGTCGGTCGCCAGCTGCGGGCGCGCCATTGGCAGGCTCAGCTCGACGCCGGCATCGAGTTGCTGCCGGTGGGCGACTTCGCCTGGTACGACCAGGTGCTGAGTCATTCCTTGATGTTCGGCGTCATCCCGCAGCGATTCCGTCCGGCCGAAGGCCAGGCGACGCTGGACACCTTGTTCGCCATGGCGCGCGGCGTGGCCAGGAGTTGCTGCGGTGGTGCCCAGGCTCAGGAAATGACCAAGTGGTTCGATACCAACTACCACTATCTGGTCCCGGAGTTCAGCGTCGACCAGCAGTTCCAGCTGTCCTGGACGCAGCTCTTCGAAGAGGTCGAAGAGGCCAAGGCGCTGGGGCATACCATCAAGCCAGTGCTGATCGGCCCGCTGAGCTATCTCTGGCTCGGCAAGCTCAAGGGCGAGGCGGATCAGACCCAGGCCTTCGACAAGCTGGAGTTGCTGGACCGGCTGCTGCCGGTTTACGGCGAGGTGCTGGACCGACTGGCGGCGCAGGGAGTCGAGTGGGTACAGATCGACGAGCCGATTCTGGCGCTGGATCTGCCGCAGGACTGGAAAAATGCGTTCGAGCGCGCCTACAACCTGTTGCAGCGGGCGCCGCTGAAGAAGCTGGTCGCTACCTACTTCGGCGGCCTGGAAGACAATCTCGGTCTGGCTGCAACCCTGCCGGTGGACGGCCTGCACATCGACCTGGTGCGCGCCCCGGAGCAGTATCCGGTGATTCTCGATCGCCTGCCGGCCTATAAGGTGCTGTCGCTGGGGCTGGTCAACGGGCGCAACGTCTGGCGCTGTGATCTGGACAAGGCGCTCGAAGTGGCACGGCATGCGGCCGAACGCCTGGGCGAGCGCCTGTGGCTGGCGCCGTCCTGTTCGCTACTGCACAGCCCCGTCGACCTCGAGCGCGAGGACAGGCTGGACGAGGAAGTGAAGAGCTGGCTCGCCTTTGCGGTGCAGAAGTGCTCGGAAGTCGCCACGCTCGCCCGGGCCATCGACGATCCGCAGGACGCCGAGGTGCAGGCTGCGCTCGCCCGCAGCCGCGCGGTCCAGGCGGCCCGCGTGCAGTCGCCGCGCATCCACAAGCCGGCGGTACAGGCACGCCTGGCCGCCATCGAGGCCAAGGACAGTCGGCGCACGTCGGTGTTCGCCACGCGCATCGAGCTGCAGCGCGCGCGGCTGCAGCTGCCGGCATTCCCTACCACGACTATCGGTTCGTTCCCGCAGACGCCGGCGATCCGCCTGGCGCGGCAGGCTTACAAGCAGGGCAGGTTGTCGCTCGGTGACTACACCGAGGCGATGCAGGCCGAAATCCGCCATGCGGTGGCGGTGCAGGAGCAGATCGGCCTGGATGTGCTGGTGCATGGCGAGGCGGAGCGCAACGACATGGTGGAGTACTTCGCCGAACAGCTCGAAGGCTACATCTTTACCCGCTTTGGCTGGGTGCAGAGCTACGGCTCTCGCTGCGTCAAACCGGCGATCATCTATGGCGATCTGAGCCGTCCGCGACCGATGACCGTGGACTGGATCCGGTATGCCCAGCAGCAGACGGACAGGATCATGAAAGGCATGCTCACCGGTCCGGTGACCATGCTGATGTGGTCGTTCGCCCGCGAGGACGTGCCGCGCGAGGTGCAGGCGCGACAGTTGGCGCTGGCCATTCGCGACGAGGTCTGCGACCTGGAGGCAGCCGGCATCCGCATCATCCAGATCGATGAGGCGGCGTTCCGCGAAGGCCTGCCGCTGCGCCGCGAGCAGTGGCGGCACTACCTGGACTGGGCGGTGGAGGCGTTCCGCCTGTGCGCCAGCGGGGTGCGCGACGAGACGCAGATCCACACGCATATGTGCTACAGCGAATTCAACGACGTGATCGAGTCCATCGCGGCGATGGATGCCGACGTCATCACCATCGAGACCTCGCGTTCGCAGATGGAGCTGCTCGAAGCGTTCCGTGCCTTCGACTATCCGAATGACATCGGCCCGGGCGTCTACGACATCCACTCGCCGCGCGTGCCGGATACCGCCGAGATGGTGCAGCTCCTGGAGAAGGCCGCCGAGTGCATTCCGGCCGAACGACTCTGGGTGAACCCGGACTGCGGGCTGAAGACCCGTGGCTGGCCTGAGACCGAGGCGGCGCTGGTGAACATGGTGGCAGCTGCCCGGCAGCTGCGCGCGGCGCGAAGCGCCAAGGTCGCCTGA